The Denticeps clupeoides chromosome 1, fDenClu1.1, whole genome shotgun sequence genome segment AAACTGTTCAAACACACCATGTAAgaaataaaagcattaaaagcagaataaaaacgCATTTCAGCGGTTACACCGCATACTAGTTCGGCGGGGTTTGTGTGTTAGACGCCCACAAAACTAGAACTTAATACAAACCAGTTTACTCGAACAGAGCCCCATGTTCATAGCTGGAAATATTCGACGGAGAAAGCTGAAATATCTATCCAAAGTGAAGAACGTTTGGAGATCGCTGATCTGTGGCCCTCGTTGCTAAACGCAGCAGAAAAGTGTTtttgtttgaatttaaattgaCGTAAAAGTAGGTCACGTGTTACTGTCACTAACTGTCAGGCAAGATTGAATATTTACTTTAGATACaaggaaaaactttttttaaactcacATCCGAAaacagataatttttttattattaatataagtaaatatatttgaaaaaaaaataatcgcaaaaaaataaatatttgacaataaaacacaatacgTCCTTTAACCAGCACAAGATATAGACCGCCATAGGTAATAATGGTATTTATGTTGGGGAAATAACAACTTGTACTGAATAAGCTTCATCACACACAGGAGAGAATTAAGGGGGGTGTATATACATGTAGTACATTTATTCACATGTAAGGTAGTAGCTAAAATACACCACAAGATGGCGCTAGTGGTGAGAATAACTATGATTTAGGAGGCGCTGGACACTCAGATGGTGATCGAATCAATGACCTTTGTAAACACAACAATCAGGGTACGGTTGAATGAGGTCATGCTGACACCCCAGCCTGTTAATGCAGATGCCAGCTTGGAGAAGGGTGAAAGCGTGGCCCCGGCCCGGAGAATCCCTGTGAGACTGTGGCGGCCAAGATGGAGCCAGAGCAAAGCCTGGAGCATATTTTTGCTCATTTATTGACTCTTCCATTTTAATACACGTTAGTTCTGTAGTCATTTCTGGGTAATTCGCCACATTACTagtccttttttaattttttatacatGAATTAAACATGTAAACTTCAATCCAAAATCCAATATCTTGTGGAATAAACAATATTGTTTCAAATATTCAAGTACAATTACTTTTCTTatacaaaattataaaataaaaaaatctaaataagtaaaataataaacacaaggGGGGGATGAGACTGGTACAATAGGAGCGTTAAAATTTCACAATTTGCTCAATATACAAatttacaagctctgttgcactacattgtttacgtggtttgcactctccaccatgtgcccttacttgtatatagtgttttaaattgtatatattatgcttatttttatacctttgaatgtaatgttattgttgtatttaatgttactgtttgtattttaatgttacttgtatgcaccatgggtctgagagtaacgcaatttcaattctctgtatgttctgtacatgtggcagaattgacaataaggTTGATTCCAGGAATCTCAAGAACTTTGGAATGAATAAACCTAGAACAGTGAACATTGTTCAGGGGAAAACCTGGAAATCACACACATGTCAGCAAAACACATACAAAGTAATGGGTAATTTGTATCATTTCAGGCTGGATAGATAATAGATTAAAATAAGATCTTAGCATACAGAGGATTACGGAggtcaaaatattttttcctcatgtgaatatttgcttttaaaaaaaaacacccacattaattaaccaatcagctttgaaaACACACCAGTGGCACCTGATCACATGAGAGGGACTCACCATGTTACTCACCAcgccaaagacaaaggaaatcagtctggagctcagaaagaagatagTAGAGGCTCCTGCTAAGGTGGAAGGCTACACAGTGTATAGAACTCCTGTACATTGTGTAATCGGTAAGTGTGAGGAGACAAATTCTGTATGAAAAAAACCTGGCTGTGGCCGTAAGCACAATATTTCGAGAACTCTGGAGAGGAAAATAGCCAGAGATGTCAGCAAGGAGCCCCCAACATCTGCCAAGATGGTTGTTGCTGACCTGGCCTCTTCTAGTCAAAGTTTCAAGGAACACAGTTTTGAGGGCTCTTCATCGTGGTGGGTTTCAGGGCCATCATTCCTACTGAGGTTTGCCCCTGAACATTTGAAAGGTAAAGGTGAGttttggaagtctgtgctttggtctgatgggGGGACCCAGAGTGGCGAATGCTTAAAACGAATGTCCATGCTTGGAAACCATGAAATTTGGATCAACAATTTggaatggaagaatgggccaaaatcctTCAGGAGACATGTGCCAAACATCTAAAGGACTACTCTAAGAGATTGAtgtcagttgtggctcagaaatAGTGTACTATTGACTATTAATGGTGATTAATAGTCCATTTTGTAATAGTTAATTTCATTCttgtttcaaaaaaaaaattccttatcctattttataaaataacacTTGATGGTCATTTTTATGGAGAAATCATGAAAATCTAATTTCATAATAATTCTGGCCTCAACTGTAGATGGAACACCGACTAGCAATTAAGGAAGTAAACTCGTAATGGAAAGGTTGCAGGTTGAAATCTTGAAAAAccaaggtatcgtccccacactctgctccctgagctcctttcatggctgcccactaaggggtgatgggttaaatgcaggacacattttgatgtgtgcacttcttgctgtgtatcacaatgacaaaaacttccACTTCACCTAATACATCCATCCACAGCAatgtaatcatttacatttatggcatttggcagacgcccagagcgacttacaacgtgctttcatgttaccttcaatgaagtaatcacttctggttcactaggagtCAAAACAACAAATGGTATTCactgttgtagtttttccttGCACAAGTCAGACTAAGTTAGACGTTAGTCTAAGCATTCTCTAAAAAGGCAGGTCATACataagctgctgtttgaaaatactcagcgactgaaATTCATTTCACCACCTAAGggccaggacagagaagaagACAGAGCCTTCAGAGGCggagggaccagacgagcagtactggagtgTCGGAGAGTGTGAGGTATAAGAAGggatctgaggtaggatggtgaaaccccatgtttgactttgtagaccagcatcagtatttcGCAGCCAGTAGGTGCCTTTCTTAAAAGACAAATATTAATGGAAATCTGAAAGGTTTTCCGTATCTTGAACTGGACTATGATACCCCAACATACTTAAATTGAAAATTAACTGAACACATAAAaggtaaatgtatttattactgAAAAAAGATACATTTTACAGGGGCatctttaaatataaaataaccaTGCTTCatcaaaaagggaaaaaaaactaaaaaaaactaaatacaacacacacatgactCATTGGCCACAAACTACAAAGAACTCATAACTTTCCCCATGATCCAGGTCACTGTGGCTGCTACCCCCACCCCATTAGATTCAGTCACTGGCTTCATTTACCAGCTTGTTGGGCCTGACGACGCAACAGTACATAGATTTTCTCTTTGATCCAGTCTTTGTTGTATGGCTGGTATGTCTGAGTGTCAGCCCGATACctgcaaacaagacaaaaacgTGAAACTACAGACCACATCTGCACCTGTAGCTAAACATCATAAGCAGAGGTTACAGTAAAATACTGAAGGTTCGTAAATGCATCCCTTCCCTCCAGAACTGTGctcaattaaattaataataaatcaataaaaatgcaaactcAGTATTTACCCATCTAAACAATTGATTTAGAAACTAAATCACTGAACTATTACAAAAATTTCTGCACATATATAGTCTGTTCATATTAAATTCTTATACAACGCAAGGTTTTACAAACCTACCCTTCCAACAAGTTATTGTGATTGTATATACATTCAGAAATATTGTCACCTCCCTTATGAATACATTGTTGTCAAATGTTAAGAGTTAAATACGCATTAGGGCTGGTGAAGCTGTGAAAATCAGTCTGTGAGCAAAATAAAGACGATCTGAATACACTTACACCAGGCAGCTAAGATCTGCGAGATCATCGATGAAATCAAACAGCTGGCTGATGTCGTACGTGATCGACGGGCTGTTGGGATTCATCCTCTTCAAATGCTCCTcgtacattttacacacacctaaaaaaaaaaaaaaaaaaagaggaggaagcCGTGGTTCAGGACCAGCGCCATTGGGCCGAGTCTCCTGAGGCGAGAAAACGCTCACCTTCCATGCACTCATTTACAGACTCGTAGTCCGCGTACGTCCTGCCTTCTGGCCTCTTGGTGGGCTGGACCAGCAGAATGGTGTGCGactgcaaatgcaaaaacaaaacaaaaaaacacgcGGGATTCAATTaaagcactaaaaaaaaactacaaagctACAAGTGATCCCCGAGACGGCTCTTCTGGtccacatttttgtttttgccccCTGCAACCCACACGCCTATTGTTCTGCCGAACGGGGGTTTAGTTACACGGGCGTGTTCGCATCGTAGCAGAACAAACCAGAGGGAACCTGgtcggaaaaaaaacaaagttgtcTGGGACTCGTACGATTTGTGTAGTAACAAACGATACAAGAACTAAATATCCGCGGGCTGCACCACCACGACGACGCCGCCTCGTTTCAACCCACCGAGGAaccgcagaaaaaaaataaaactacgtgaacacagcaaaaaaaaaaaaggctttaaacTGGTGAGTGACTTAACATCCAAACTGAAGCAGAACGCGTCGAACATCCCGCAACGCGAAGTTTCGGCGAAACGAGGCGACGAAGGGAGCTAGAAACGCCACGCGACATCCGAGCGAGAGGAGACGCGCTACTTTACAAACACACGCATGGGGCTCAGATGCGACTTATAATACGCACGACGCGGCGAGCGTGTGTGCTTACCATACTGGcgtatcaaaataaaaaaaactgggtTAAAAAATTAAGGGGGGGGATAAAACGCGCCCGAGCCCTCGACCGAACTACCCGGAAGTCCTCCTTCGCGGCTTCGCCACGGCTCTTCTGTTGCCGAGCGGCGCCGCCTATAGGCGCGGAGTGCGTCCTTTATTCGTCAGCCAATCCCCTACGAAGCTCGTGGTGGCTGTTTCTGTGCTGAGTCGAGGTCAGTGTCCCCGCACTGCAGCCTTTCCTAGCCGTATTGGGAGGAACGGCGGGGCTGATCTCAGGTCGGTCGCTCCCTGACGCCGTGGTGGGCGGGGGAGGAAGTGTGTCGGCCGAATAGGAAGCGATACGCGCACTCGAGTTGTTGAATGTAGAACGAATGAGCGGCATGTAGCGAAGTGCCATCCGCAGCAGAGCGGCGCGACGGGGATTTTCCAGGACGCGGCACAAGCGGAAAACTCCCAAACGCGAAGTGGTGAGAGGCGGCCGGTTCCCCCTCAGCCGGCTTTTTGTCTCCTTCCCCACAGCTAAGCCCACTAGCTGGCTAGTGCGTGGCGACCCGGCTGGCCTTTTACGAGACCTCCGCCAACACTCGCCGCGTAAACGCGGGGCGGCACGTTGGCCAGACCGGACCCGCGTTCGTTTTCTCGCACGTAGCCGCCGACGAGGCGCCCGCACCGGGACGAGAGACAAAAGTTGACGGAAGGCTAGGCTGCGGGGGGACAGGAATTCGGCTCACGGCGACACCtcgggtggggtgggggtttcCGTGCTGGTTTGAAAGTCGCCAACCGAGTCGTTTCCCCCACCCTAATAACCAGGACGCCGGACGtgtattacatttactgcatttatcagatgtccttatcgacttacagtcaatagttacagggacggtcccccctggagcaagtcagggttaagtggtagtaagtgggatttgaacctgggtcttctggttcataggcgagtgtgttacccaccaggctacatACCACGGAATGGCGACCCACGGtgtgaatttgttttgtttgctggATGAATACGCCTGGGTGTCTCGTCTAGCTAAAATGTAGTCAAAATATGTCAAACCTTTCATCAAGAATGCACAGTTCGCAAGCTCTGGTTTTCGAATAACCTGCCCCAACGGGACTGTTGATGATCAGTGGGTGTCCTCTGGTCTTAAGATGCATCACTGGAGATCTGTGCATTTAATGGACACTCTTTGACTCTCCTTGTGCCTTTGAGTCACTACCTGTTTATGAGCCATAATTAAACTAAGGGACTGAAGTCCACAATGCGTTGCTCCCTTTATTGTGTGTAAAAGATGTCCCCATTTCCCTCCCAACAGGAAAAAGAGACCTTCGTTGTTCTATGTGTGGCGTGGTGCCTGTACATCATACCTATGGCTGACAATGTGGACGTTGTTGTGAACAATGCGGTGAGTGTGAACAATGCGATCTCGCCACTGATATTGTAccttacagttacatttacattcacttgGTGGGTGTTTTGTCCAAAGCAACATACAGTtggtaagtgaagtgattggcattgtgatacactgcagcacagcacacagtgacacaaagaaaCATATCCTCCTGCAACAGGagacaggtgcccggagagcagtgtgtggggacgctgctttgctcagtgggaccttggcggttctgaatttgaacaggcaaccttccaattacgggtctgtttcctgcCCCTAAAAGCCCTTGGTGTGAACACAAAATCTATTCAACAGCTGATGTTATGGAtataagggggcagtggtggcctagcggttaagacaGCGGTaaagtgcctgtcatggctgcccactgctcactaagggtgatggttaaatgcggaggacacatttcgttgtgctgtgcttcacaatgacaatcacttctatCCGAAATTGTGATCCCATGAGTTTTGTTTACTGACTCACTGGTCAGCAGagaagcacatttttatttttaaacggGAACTGAGTCTGAAGGGGGCGTGTTTGCAAATGTTGGATTCACCAGGCCACCATTCAGAATTAAAGTACAAATAATCTGTCTGGTCTGGTATGACTGTGACCAACATCATGGCTGTGATCTCTACTGACTGCTCATGAACAAAAAGAGACAACACGTTACCCCAGTTCTTGTGTCACTGCACTGATTGCCGGTTCATTTTAGAATTCAGCTTAAAATTGTATTGATGGTTTTTAAGGCCCTAAACGTACAGGCCCCgccctacatttacatttacagcgtagggtggtagtagcctagtgggcaagacactcgcctgtgaaccagaagacccaggttcaaatctcacttactaccattgtgtccctgagcaggacacttaaccttaagttgctccagggggggactgtccctgtaactactaactgtaagtcgctctggataagggcgtctgataaatgctgtaaatgctacATAACAGTCCCTGTTCTCACATTAAGCAGATAGGTGACAGCCTTCGCAGTTGCTGCGCCCCGCCTGTGGAACCAGCTACCACTTGACGTTAAATTTGCCCCtacaacctctgcttttaaatccagGCCTAAAACTCATCTGTACTCTTTGGCTGTCCCAGACttccataaatgtttttttacattg includes the following:
- the LOC114788022 gene encoding enhancer of rudimentary homolog, coding for MSHTILLVQPTKRPEGRTYADYESVNECMEGVCKMYEEHLKRMNPNSPSITYDISQLFDFIDDLADLSCLVYRADTQTYQPYNKDWIKEKIYVLLRRQAQQAGK